The DNA region ttttctattacAATGCGGTGGGGTTTTTTGCTTTATATGAGATCGAAGTCGAGACTCAGCCGTATTGAAGAGGTTTATGCTACTATCACTAGGTGTTGGCTGATCAAAAATGTATACACACATCTGTGTGTACTTACGGATAAACtagtttatatttatttattacaaaGATGTAGTTTTTTATTCGATTTTGTGAGTTAATTCTATCAAATAAAAGAAGTCAAAGCAGCAAAAAGAAGATTGTGGAACATTAGAAAAGTGGTGCAGCGCACCAAAATAGAAACTGAAAGTACAGAATGCACTCACCTCTGAGCATCTATAAATGTATTCGAGTCTAGTGATGAAACTGGTGCTGCTAATGGGATGAAAGCATTAAAACGAGTACTAATAATATCAGCCTTTTCATCTTCAAACCCTTTATGATTTCGCAACTTTAATTCCGTATCTGTCGGCCCGTGAGCTTCTGTAACGGAGTCAATACCATAACTAATTCACACGGGTAAGTCTGTTATATCAAAAATGTTAATCCATGTgtatttttacataaaattttTCGCTTGCTCATCTGAACTTAAACAAAAAATATGAAACTAATAAGATGATCACACAAATATTTTGTGTAAAAATATACTAGGATAGACAAATCTAAATATATCACACACTGTTGTCACGAATATATACAGTATGAGTCAGGCTGTGCATGTGAAATTCCGAACAATCATGCTTTGTTTGGAAGTTTTGGGAGCAAATCTGATGGAAGATTTTGTCGCCATTAATCATAAATGCGAGCACATACAAAGAGAATAATGGGAAGTGGGAAGGGATGGGACCTTTTTGTGAAGAAAGAtcctatttttatttattaccTGCTCCTTTGTCAGTGGTCTTGACTGTTCTATACATCTGCATGTAAATTTTTACACGAGAAAAAAGAATGAGAAAAATTTTTTAAGGTAAAGATGCCATTTTGTCCTAATACCTTTATTCTCGTATCCCCCACAAGTGGTACGAAAGAGACAGGAAATTAAAAAGGCAACGAAAATAAGATGGAAGAATACGAAAGGGGTAGGTTTCTGCTAATTACCCTAATTTCAATGAATAAATTGATTGAATTCAGTGACTGATCCCACCTGCAAGTGGCTCTTCACGTGAGCTAGGGTTAGATCTTTCACATTCATCAACTCCAGTACAGACTTTGGTGTTGCTCCTGTAATATAATATTTGTAGGAAACATTAATTGTAGTCAGATAATGTTTTTAACATGTTTATTCAACCCAAACGAGTACTGAAAACCCATCTGAGGGTGGAGTCCacctcttaaataaaataataattcgaATGTTCACTATAGTTGCACGAGGGAATTAGTTATTCTGTTCCAAAATCAAAAGATTTTCAGTTTTGACAAAAAAACGAATGCATAGAAAAAATAGGgtattttttcttgagtgcaggaaattctcttgtgtgagctaaaaaaattattttctcggtatatTCGGGGTTTGAgagtgagaaatattgagtgtattgatgtatacacttgttgtaatatttctttcaGTTATTCCGCATTTTTTGAgtactatattatcatcgtgGTCGACATCGTTTCGGTATAATTTCCCAACACTATCAGTTATAACCAAGAAGCTGCTGCcaagattaatttttttaaatataaagtaTAACTAAATAATAAATTTGACATACTTTCACGGCCACCAAGATGTTGAACTGCTTGAACAAAATGAGCGTGGAGAGTAGAATTCCATCTCATTCTTGGAGCTCTAACAGTTGATCTCTTATCAATCCCATTCACCTTTCTTGAAGTTCTTTTGAACTCCCCTCCGCGATGTGTTTGACGAAAATTTCTTGGTATTCTCGCAGAGAAATGATTCAATCCAAGCATTTCACGTCCCAAACTCAAACTGGGATCACCGGATATAACATGATTAGAAGTACTGATCTTTTGTGCACTGGAAACCCCATTTTCTTGCCTCCGATCGCTTCCACTGCCGACAGAATCAGTCGTATGAGCGTTGCAATGTTGCCATATTTCCATGAACTTGCAGTTTGATGACAGTGAAGGTGTAGTGATCTGTAAAGAAAGATCGAGCATGGTGGAACAATCTTCGGTTCTCATTGTGACTTGGTTTATGCTAAAAGACACATTTTTTGCTGTTAAAGATGATGAGAGAAAACATATCAGTTCAGCCGAATAGCACAAGAAGTCAAATATATCGGAGGAATTTTTTACGTGAAAAATGTGTACAAAGAAGAAGACTCGTAAAAAATGGGTTAAAAGATAGTGAAATGTATTTCATCAAACTCAGTACTCTTATGGTTtggatatatttatatatttatgttgtAGGAACCCGGAAGAGTTATTATTTAGTGCCCTATAAGTGATCTGGGCTAATGCAGTAGCCTGTAAATCATGGATAACTAGGTAAATCGCATTGAAAATTTTTTATACAACATACTCATCCGAAAAGGTGTATAATCAAACTCATGATCACTGTTAAGATTGGaatttggacctaactcaatcccaaaagctagctcaagggggaggattgtccaagcccatatatacaactctcaggTTATTTATCCAACAGATGTGGGACCATTAACACACCCCTCTCACgcccaggaatgaacatctggagtttacaaatgacccaattatgggcagaacgggtctcctaattataggcagtccaacacataacggtggaatccgggctctgataccatgttaagattggaacttgaacctaactcaaccccaaaagctagctaaggggagaggattgtccaagcccatatatacaactctcaagttatttatccaaccgatgtgagacAATTAACAATCACTAGCCCAACATTCACATATTTCATCAACTCCATGCCCATGAAAACTGGTTTGTATATACATTGTTTGCATGAATGAGGTGTTTTTTACCAAGCAGAATAGGTCTTAACTCTTAAAAGGAAGTCAAAGAAGATTAGTACTATCGAATAAAAAAATGAGATAATGGTAAAGGGGACGGTAGATTAATGTTAACACAGCATTTATGTTATATTATTAAAGCAAACAAAATCGAGCCATGCATGATTAAACGAGTAAATGGTCAATCATTGCCTTCTTTAAAATTCTTGACCGCCTGAGAAAACATTTTTATGTAAATGGATGGATGTATAATTTCGTGATCCGATTTTAatgtatatttaattaaagcactTTAAACAATTTAGGGAGCATTTACATCAGCTCAAAAAGTGAtttaaaaaattcgaaattacAATCGCTATCTTAAAATTTATCAATGAAGTGGCCTGTGTGTCAGAGAGGGGGCCGGAGCTTCGGCGACAGCCGGCCTCAGATCCACATGCAGCCTTACTGTTACTGGAACTATTTCTTAATGGGGGCTATATGTATAATATGATAATAGTAGGTATGCCGTCAGTTGAAAATtaagtaaaataatttttaaaaatatttataatctaCAAATAATTATCTGAATCTATAAAATTCTTTTACCATATATATGTGCTCTATATCAGTTCAGATATTGGGAGTAGTGGAGAATGCAATTGGAAAAAGATGAATAAATtaaaagaatattatattttacttttgtatttttatttttattttttgcaatTTTTTCTTTTACGCTGTTAAATTTTAGTCAACCACTTTATCTttgtatttttaataatttgagTCCTTTTTTCCATGAGGCTATGTGGCATTGATGtgataaatgattaaaattgtcaaaaattgaaatatatttgaaaattattaaaattaatttgataACATTGTAACAATGATTTGATGGTGATGCTGATTGATGATTATAATAACAATGCtcaaaatattataatgaaaattttaataaaatttacaacatcggcatgaaaatataaataataatagcGAAATTTGGggtgaaaataattttgattaaaCGAAAATAATTGGCGGATTTTAAGTCTATCATTTTTGTGTGTGTATCCCTAACGtcgataatattattatttattattttttatatatcgTCTCGAATTATTTCTGCACTTTAATATAAGCTTACTCGACTAATCATTTAGCTAAAGAATAGCTTCATCGGTTGCTTACCC from Primulina tabacum isolate GXHZ01 chromosome 14, ASM2559414v2, whole genome shotgun sequence includes:
- the LOC142525352 gene encoding putative transcription factor KAN4; this translates as MRTEDCSTMLDLSLQITTPSLSSNCKFMEIWQHCNAHTTDSVGSGSDRRQENGVSSAQKISTSNHVISGDPSLSLGREMLGLNHFSARIPRNFRQTHRGGEFKRTSRKVNGIDKRSTVRAPRMRWNSTLHAHFVQAVQHLGGRERATPKSVLELMNVKDLTLAHVKSHLQMYRTVKTTDKGAEAHGPTDTELKLRNHKGFEDEKADIISTRFNAFIPLAAPVSSLDSNTFIDAQRIPSPSSPNGVHVIGPVPSKFRGGIVDEMEVYGVEPEDNRLLNLEFTLGISSWKVGIPLNHRIDHN